The sequence CTTTCTTGAGTAACGTTTATAATACCCTGTTTTACAAGTTCCAACATTGCCAGAAATGATACGATGATGTGGACTTTTTCCGATTTTCCCATTCCGGAAAATTCTCTAAAACTTGTTTTTAGCTCCTTCGCCACTCTTTTTGTTATGTTTTCCACCATCTCTTCCAAACTCATGACTTTTGCCACGACTGCTTTTGGTATTTTCTCCTCTTTCGGCAAGTTTTTTAGGGTTTCTTGTATCGCAAACGCCAATCCGGCGACCGTCATTGCTTTATCAGGAGAAAAGACAATCGGCCTTTTTCTGCTCGGGATGGAAAAAAGAATATTATTTCCGAAACGGGTTTTTATATGCAGTGCCAACTCGCGTATTTTTTCCAGTTGTCGCAAACGCGACTCCAAATCGTCTATGCTCTTTTCTTCCTCTTCCGTCAGTTGGAGAGTGGGGAGAAGATTTTTGGACTTTATGAGAACGAGCGTGGAAGCGACCAAAATAAAATTGGCGCTGTCCGCTATCGGGAAACTTT comes from bacterium and encodes:
- a CDS encoding ScpA family protein; its protein translation is MPDIFEIKTEKFEGPLDLLLSLIEKRKFHISDISLAKVADDYIAYIRSLQSFPIADSANFILVASTLVLIKSKNLLPTLQLTEEEEKSIDDLESRLRQLEKIRELALHIKTRFGNNILFSIPSRKRPIVFSPDKAMTVAGLAFAIQETLKNLPKEEKIPKAVVAKVMSLEEMVENITKRVAKELKTSFREFSGMGKSEKVHIIVSFLAMLELVKQGIINVTQESKFDDIMMETEQVNTPRY